In Pseudothermotoga sp., a genomic segment contains:
- a CDS encoding sodium-translocating pyrophosphatase codes for MFLAFIASLLGLAYVLLLSMKILDSSPGNEKTMQLSEIIQKGARSFLFQEYKVFLPFVLALSILLGISLDWYISAVFTVGAILSTLSGFFGMAVATKANARTSWAARSSLGKALKISFSGGAVMGLTVSSLGLLGLVLVYILAKDVSKASYYSLGASFVALFARVGGGIFTKAADVGADIVGKTEANLPEDDPRNPAVIADNVGDNVGDVAGMGADLFESYVGSMFSALALASALGDERKLNFVMFTVSMGLLSSMFSVWLTRFLSDKTKNVASTLRIGTLMANIVLAVCLMFYSIIQESFKEFFVVLVGIIIGITIGLLTEYYTSGARIEKLARSALMGPANLLINGLALGMESTLIVTIMIAAGVIFCHWLLGLFGVALAAVGMLATLGMSLSIDAYGPIADNAGGIAQMASLGEEVRKVTDQLDAVGNTTAAMGKGFAIASAAMTSLALFANFASVSHMGNLDIRQPTLFVGALIGAMLPFLFSALAMKAVGCAADEMVEEIRRQIREIPGIISGETLPNYAKCIQIATRGALKRMVVPTLLAIGSPTLAYLTIGVIGTAGLLIGATVCGVMVAIFMANSGGAWDNAKKYVEDGHFGGKGSITHKATVIGDTVGDPFKDTAGPSINILIKLMAITSVVIATMMGR; via the coding sequence TTGTTTTTGGCATTCATTGCTTCACTTTTGGGATTAGCTTACGTGCTGCTCCTTTCCATGAAGATTTTGGACAGTAGCCCTGGCAATGAAAAAACGATGCAACTTTCAGAGATCATTCAAAAAGGCGCTAGATCTTTTTTGTTTCAAGAGTACAAGGTCTTTTTACCGTTCGTTCTTGCTCTATCCATTTTACTTGGTATCTCATTGGATTGGTATATTTCGGCAGTTTTTACCGTTGGTGCAATTCTCTCAACGCTCAGCGGTTTCTTCGGTATGGCGGTGGCCACGAAAGCGAATGCTCGAACGAGTTGGGCAGCGAGATCCAGTCTTGGAAAAGCTTTGAAAATTTCTTTCAGTGGTGGAGCCGTCATGGGTTTAACAGTTTCATCGCTTGGTTTGCTGGGATTGGTATTAGTGTACATATTGGCCAAGGACGTTTCAAAAGCTAGTTATTATTCGTTGGGAGCTTCTTTCGTTGCCCTTTTTGCAAGGGTTGGAGGGGGTATATTCACAAAGGCAGCCGACGTGGGTGCCGATATTGTTGGAAAAACTGAGGCCAATCTTCCCGAAGACGATCCGAGGAATCCTGCTGTAATTGCAGATAACGTTGGTGACAATGTGGGTGACGTGGCCGGTATGGGAGCAGATTTGTTTGAATCGTATGTTGGTTCAATGTTCTCCGCCCTCGCTCTGGCTTCCGCTTTAGGTGATGAACGTAAGCTTAACTTCGTCATGTTCACAGTTTCCATGGGTTTGTTGTCATCCATGTTTTCAGTGTGGTTGACAAGGTTTCTCAGTGATAAAACAAAGAATGTTGCTTCGACTCTAAGGATTGGTACACTCATGGCAAATATAGTTCTAGCTGTATGTCTCATGTTTTACTCGATCATTCAGGAGAGCTTCAAAGAATTTTTTGTTGTGCTAGTTGGTATCATCATTGGTATCACGATCGGCTTACTCACGGAGTATTACACTTCTGGTGCTAGAATAGAAAAACTTGCAAGATCCGCTTTAATGGGTCCTGCAAATCTTTTGATCAATGGCCTAGCTCTTGGTATGGAGTCAACGCTCATTGTGACTATCATGATAGCTGCTGGTGTGATTTTTTGTCATTGGTTACTTGGTTTGTTTGGAGTGGCTCTTGCTGCAGTTGGAATGCTTGCCACCTTAGGAATGAGTCTCTCAATAGATGCTTATGGTCCCATAGCGGACAACGCCGGTGGTATAGCTCAGATGGCGAGTTTGGGAGAAGAAGTCAGGAAAGTGACAGATCAGCTTGATGCTGTGGGTAACACCACTGCAGCGATGGGCAAGGGGTTTGCCATAGCTTCCGCTGCCATGACGAGTTTGGCACTTTTTGCTAATTTTGCCAGTGTATCTCACATGGGAAATTTGGATATAAGGCAACCCACCCTTTTTGTTGGCGCTTTGATCGGGGCAATGTTACCTTTCCTTTTCAGCGCCCTGGCAATGAAAGCTGTAGGTTGCGCAGCAGACGAAATGGTTGAGGAAATCAGAAGACAGATAAGGGAAATACCAGGCATCATATCTGGTGAAACTCTTCCAAATTACGCTAAATGTATTCAAATAGCGACCAGAGGCGCTCTCAAGAGAATGGTGGTTCCCACCCTGCTGGCAATTGGTTCACCCACCCTGGCTTATTTAACAATCGGTGTCATTGGGACCGCAGGACTATTAATTGGTGCCACGGTGTGTGGTGTGATGGTTGCGATTTTTATGGCTAATTCGGGTGGAGCATGGGATAATGCGAAGAAATACGTTGAAGATGGACACTTTGGTGGTAAAGGTTCTATAACGCACAAAGCCACAGTCATCGGTGATACTGTGGGAGATCCATTCAAAGACACCGCTGGTCCATCAATAAACATTCTAATTAAGCTCATGGCAATCACATCAGTAGTGATAGCTACAATGATGGGGAGGTAA
- a CDS encoding amidohydrolase, whose product MDEITLRRLIHQNPELAFEEHNTQRLIVEFLRELGMNNFVKIGTGVLAPVVRAKDEAFIIVRAEMDALPIEEKTDYAFRSKNGKMHACGHDFHIAAVCRVVRRVIQEKLRGNFLFVFQPAEESGAGAKIIVEHILQWDFKVKAALAMHVTDEYPVGVIASKPGVLFSASCEANVRVEGQPVHVAMHKLGKDALRGAIEFLKGIYNSDWEDSLVYFGKLSAGQARNVVAGEALLEGTIRARSLEKVEEIVKGIRELGRMVEQETGLKVYVDLGAKCPEVNVNEDLFVILKNISKQYEIECLQCEVKLTAEDFGYFSRHFPTLMFWFGVRESSHIEGLHSAKFLPSDELIPLAGDFLTGILDSLCKDQL is encoded by the coding sequence ATGGACGAGATCACGCTGAGAAGGTTGATTCATCAAAATCCTGAACTAGCGTTCGAAGAACACAACACTCAGAGATTGATCGTTGAATTTTTGCGTGAATTGGGTATGAACAATTTTGTGAAGATCGGTACGGGTGTTTTAGCTCCCGTTGTTAGGGCTAAGGATGAGGCTTTCATCATCGTGAGGGCAGAAATGGACGCCCTACCTATCGAAGAAAAAACAGATTATGCTTTCCGCTCAAAAAATGGAAAGATGCATGCGTGTGGTCATGATTTTCATATTGCAGCAGTTTGCCGTGTCGTTAGACGTGTCATACAAGAAAAACTTCGAGGAAACTTTTTGTTTGTTTTTCAACCAGCCGAGGAAAGCGGCGCTGGTGCCAAGATCATCGTTGAACACATACTTCAGTGGGATTTCAAGGTAAAGGCTGCACTGGCAATGCATGTTACGGATGAATATCCAGTGGGAGTCATTGCGAGTAAGCCGGGGGTTCTTTTCAGTGCTTCTTGTGAGGCAAATGTTCGAGTGGAAGGTCAACCCGTTCATGTGGCGATGCACAAACTTGGTAAAGATGCACTGCGTGGAGCCATTGAATTTCTGAAAGGTATTTACAACTCTGATTGGGAGGACTCGCTCGTTTACTTTGGAAAACTTTCCGCAGGACAAGCAAGGAATGTGGTGGCTGGCGAAGCACTCCTTGAGGGAACTATCAGAGCCCGCAGTCTTGAAAAGGTAGAAGAAATCGTAAAAGGGATACGTGAACTTGGAAGAATGGTCGAACAAGAAACAGGATTAAAAGTTTATGTGGATCTTGGAGCCAAATGTCCCGAAGTCAACGTTAACGAAGATTTGTTTGTAATTCTAAAGAACATTTCAAAGCAGTATGAGATCGAATGTCTACAGTGTGAAGTGAAACTCACCGCAGAGGATTTTGGTTATTTCTCCAGACATTTCCCGACTTTGATGTTTTGGTTTGGCGTCAGAGAAAGTTCTCACATTGAGGGGTTGCACTCCGCAAAGTTTTTACCAAGCGATGAATTGATACCTCTAGCAGGAGACTTTTTGACAGGCATTCTTGATTCATTGTGCAAAGATCAGCTATGA
- the sdaAB gene encoding L-serine ammonia-lyase, iron-sulfur-dependent subunit beta, producing the protein MGLLQILGPVMVGPSSSHTLGAMRIAKFVRKFISNLPDEVHFVLHGSFAMTAEGHGTKKALLAGILDLDYDDERIAQSYTLAKQIGLKFSFEVADLGDVHPNTVRVKFHHNGLYHEIEGCSIGGGAIRIKKIDDVDCDLNWNYDTLIIINKDEPKALMRILSCVDANIANLYLRRINMLQQRAVTIIELDESKFNVEKIRNLDVVFEYYFVPKDHLMGS; encoded by the coding sequence TTGGGGTTGCTTCAAATACTTGGACCTGTGATGGTTGGTCCTTCAAGCTCGCATACACTTGGGGCGATGAGAATAGCAAAGTTCGTACGAAAGTTCATATCAAATCTACCGGATGAGGTTCATTTCGTCCTTCACGGATCGTTCGCGATGACTGCTGAAGGACATGGAACGAAGAAGGCTTTGCTGGCGGGTATTCTGGATCTAGATTATGATGATGAAAGAATTGCTCAGTCTTACACGTTGGCAAAACAAATCGGTTTGAAATTCAGTTTTGAAGTGGCTGACCTTGGGGATGTCCATCCGAATACTGTGCGTGTGAAATTCCATCACAATGGACTTTATCATGAAATAGAAGGTTGTTCCATAGGTGGGGGTGCAATAAGAATCAAAAAAATAGATGATGTTGATTGTGATCTGAATTGGAACTACGATACTTTGATCATCATAAATAAAGATGAACCAAAAGCGTTGATGAGGATTCTCAGCTGCGTGGATGCGAACATAGCTAACCTGTATTTAAGGCGAATCAACATGCTGCAGCAAAGAGCTGTGACCATCATAGAACTCGACGAATCCAAATTCAATGTCGAGAAAATCCGCAATTTAGATGTGGTTTTTGAATACTATTTTGTTCCTAAAGATCATCTTATGGGGAGTTGA
- a CDS encoding L-serine ammonia-lyase, iron-sulfur-dependent, subunit alpha has protein sequence MKFLQLLNVAQKANQPFHEVVLVEQMLEDGSDPLEMKSKVRSLLHTMLEVAEYNYGKIQKTLVGLCGNNAYLLSLYEPKVMSEFMHTAMVAALSVAEANASMKKIVACPTAGSCGVMHGMIYALAKVTQIDEDRLVNGLIVAGIFGDIIAKTVSISGSVAGCQAEIGTAAAMASAMIVYVLTQDAEKSSHAAALCLKSLMGLVCDPIGGYVEVPCVKRNAVAVAVAIASAEMALSGIKSVIPFDEVVEAMAKVGKSLPEELRETGRGGIAGTKTACSILQSFRSGVVEEN, from the coding sequence ATGAAATTCTTACAGTTGTTGAACGTGGCTCAAAAAGCAAATCAACCTTTTCATGAGGTAGTGTTGGTTGAACAAATGTTAGAAGATGGCTCAGATCCGCTCGAAATGAAATCAAAAGTGCGTTCGCTTTTACATACCATGTTAGAAGTTGCCGAATATAATTACGGTAAGATTCAAAAGACTTTGGTTGGATTGTGTGGCAACAACGCGTATCTTCTCTCACTTTATGAACCTAAGGTCATGAGTGAGTTCATGCACACAGCTATGGTAGCAGCTCTATCAGTCGCAGAGGCAAACGCTTCGATGAAAAAAATTGTTGCGTGTCCAACTGCTGGATCGTGTGGTGTTATGCACGGGATGATCTATGCGCTTGCTAAAGTCACGCAAATAGATGAAGATCGACTAGTGAACGGTTTAATAGTGGCCGGGATCTTTGGAGATATCATTGCTAAAACTGTTTCGATATCTGGTTCTGTAGCGGGATGCCAAGCTGAGATAGGTACAGCCGCTGCGATGGCGAGTGCGATGATCGTTTATGTGTTGACTCAGGATGCTGAAAAATCTTCTCATGCTGCAGCTTTGTGTTTGAAATCGCTCATGGGATTAGTGTGTGATCCTATTGGTGGTTATGTAGAAGTACCGTGTGTCAAGAGAAATGCAGTAGCTGTCGCTGTCGCAATAGCCTCAGCAGAGATGGCACTTTCTGGCATCAAAAGTGTGATACCCTTTGATGAAGTTGTAGAAGCCATGGCAAAAGTGGGAAAAAGTTTGCCTGAAGAACTGAGAGAAACAGGCCGCGGTGGCATAGCTGGTACCAAAACGGCATGTTCAATACTTCAATCTTTCAGGAGTGGTGTGGTTGAAGAAAACTAG
- a CDS encoding DUF2804 domain-containing protein, translating to MKKTSKTNNEITHHVDLCVGGKLNPTALGWSRRPLIRPNVSGHFLRKKKWNYWAVMNDVCFFSVTISNIDYLGLASVFFLDLESKAFFEEKVITPFGIGCDLPETIYESVSFRSRRLILELQSDQESVSMNVSVANTNLGRVDAQLKVYWSSYESLTVVVPWSWRKFQLTTKCVGLPVEGTVIVGNRIYEFDVSRSFATLDFGRGVWKYRTFWNWASFATIVNKNVVGINLGAGWTDGTGTNENAIFVNGRVFKIKSDVAFDYDVEDLFKPWHIYTKSSDEVELEFYPIFERRSKNNLILVSSETHQMIGKFKGFVRVENGSLYIVEDALGWSEEHRARW from the coding sequence TTGAAGAAAACTAGCAAAACTAACAATGAAATAACCCATCATGTAGATCTATGTGTTGGTGGAAAACTGAATCCCACCGCTTTAGGTTGGAGTAGAAGACCTTTGATTCGTCCAAATGTCAGTGGTCATTTTCTGAGAAAGAAAAAATGGAACTACTGGGCTGTGATGAACGACGTGTGCTTCTTCTCAGTGACAATTTCTAACATAGATTATCTTGGGCTAGCTTCTGTTTTCTTTCTCGATTTAGAGAGTAAGGCTTTTTTCGAAGAGAAGGTTATCACACCGTTTGGAATTGGTTGTGATTTACCTGAGACCATCTATGAAAGTGTATCGTTCCGTTCAAGAAGGTTAATACTCGAACTTCAATCAGACCAGGAAAGTGTTTCGATGAATGTTTCGGTCGCAAATACCAATCTTGGACGAGTTGATGCACAACTTAAGGTTTACTGGTCATCGTACGAGTCTTTAACAGTAGTTGTACCGTGGTCCTGGAGGAAATTTCAGTTAACAACTAAATGTGTTGGGTTACCTGTAGAAGGTACAGTGATTGTTGGAAACAGAATCTATGAGTTCGATGTGAGCAGGTCGTTCGCCACACTTGATTTCGGAAGGGGTGTGTGGAAGTATAGAACTTTCTGGAATTGGGCGAGCTTTGCAACAATTGTCAATAAAAACGTTGTAGGAATCAACTTGGGTGCAGGATGGACGGACGGAACAGGAACAAACGAGAACGCAATTTTTGTGAACGGAAGAGTCTTTAAAATAAAGAGTGATGTTGCGTTTGATTATGACGTCGAAGATTTGTTCAAGCCCTGGCATATATACACGAAATCGAGCGACGAAGTCGAGTTAGAATTTTACCCGATATTTGAGAGAAGATCAAAGAATAATCTAATACTTGTGTCTTCAGAGACACATCAAATGATAGGTAAATTCAAAGGTTTCGTTAGGGTTGAGAACGGCAGTCTATACATCGTTGAGGACGCGCTTGGCTGGTCGGAAGAACATCGAGCTCGCTGGTGA
- a CDS encoding 6-phosphofructokinase, with product MKRAAVLCVGNDCPGLNAAIRAIVVKSTELGIEVLGVRDGFEGLLKDNLDVLTKMNVSGILHRGGTILGTSLLIPETEEQIKSIQRKVEQYAITSLLILGGRLGARSALNLAKYGVPSVLIPATIDNDLAFSDFSIGFFTAVENVKNALDVLHSTAESHHRVMIVETMGRPGGWIATVGGLTGGADYVVSSAEPFEPMDLLKRIKVRYEGHKKFSIIVVESGVKLPEDFYENLNLSKDTPASQAIGTFVEKNFKELGVEWRYTNLGYLQRGGSPVAMDRLIATLMATRAVEMIKVAKVYHAVGMKGLTVTEAPYSETMLNIRAVEDYLKVLVKLFY from the coding sequence ATGAAAAGAGCGGCCGTTCTCTGCGTGGGTAATGACTGTCCCGGTTTGAATGCAGCCATCAGAGCTATAGTAGTTAAGAGTACAGAGCTTGGGATTGAAGTTCTCGGTGTCAGAGATGGTTTTGAGGGACTCTTGAAAGACAATCTTGATGTATTGACTAAGATGAACGTGTCTGGAATCTTACACAGAGGAGGCACCATTTTAGGTACATCGTTACTGATACCAGAAACTGAAGAACAGATCAAATCCATTCAGAGGAAAGTAGAGCAGTATGCGATCACTTCATTGTTGATTCTTGGGGGCAGACTTGGGGCAAGGTCTGCATTGAACCTTGCAAAGTATGGAGTGCCTTCTGTGCTCATTCCGGCGACTATAGACAATGATCTTGCCTTCAGTGATTTTTCGATAGGCTTCTTCACGGCAGTTGAAAATGTTAAGAATGCTTTGGATGTACTTCATTCTACTGCGGAATCTCACCATAGAGTGATGATAGTTGAAACCATGGGTAGGCCGGGAGGTTGGATAGCCACCGTTGGAGGATTAACAGGCGGAGCAGATTACGTTGTGTCCAGCGCGGAACCCTTTGAACCGATGGATCTTCTCAAAAGAATAAAAGTACGTTACGAAGGTCATAAGAAATTTTCCATCATCGTTGTTGAGAGTGGTGTCAAATTACCCGAGGATTTTTATGAAAACTTAAACCTCTCGAAGGATACACCAGCATCGCAAGCTATAGGTACATTTGTGGAGAAAAATTTCAAAGAACTTGGGGTGGAGTGGAGATACACCAACCTTGGATACTTGCAACGTGGTGGTAGCCCAGTGGCAATGGATCGCTTGATAGCCACGTTAATGGCTACCAGAGCTGTGGAGATGATTAAAGTGGCTAAAGTGTACCATGCAGTAGGTATGAAAGGTCTGACTGTGACGGAAGCACCGTATTCTGAAACTATGTTGAATATCAGAGCTGTTGAAGACTACCTGAAAGTACTTGTCAAACTCTTTTACTGA
- a CDS encoding aminotransferase class III-fold pyridoxal phosphate-dependent enzyme: MEHICQVYKPFPIQIDRARGVYIYSKDGKRYFDSFSGIGVLAFGHGDEDIKKVMIEKMERYIHTSNFFFDEDAEEVAEKLVKKTGRTGRVFFANSGAEANEAALKAVKKLRKGLIVSFEKNFHGRTIATLSLTGFENLRKPFEPLVPEVIILPYNDVRSFEFFLEKRGTEIAAVFVECIQGSGGLNVLSKDIARLIMQAKIDFGYLLVADEVQSGLGRTGKFFAYQHFDLQPDIVTVAKALGGGLPLSAALFLDEVKDVFGYSDHGSTFAPNPIALAGAKVVLSKLSDDFIESVAKKGDFLKKELLKMTPRLIQKIKGLGLMLGVEVGVDTNFLRQTAMKNGLLLNIVSNNIVRLLPALNITLEEIKEMVDLLERSLDEVNYGRDHAEKVDSSKS, translated from the coding sequence ATGGAGCACATCTGTCAGGTTTACAAGCCTTTCCCTATACAGATAGACCGTGCGAGGGGGGTTTACATATACTCTAAGGACGGTAAACGTTATTTTGATTCCTTTTCAGGCATAGGTGTTTTAGCCTTCGGACATGGTGATGAAGACATCAAGAAAGTCATGATCGAGAAAATGGAACGTTATATACACACATCGAATTTTTTCTTCGATGAAGACGCCGAAGAAGTAGCAGAAAAGTTAGTTAAAAAGACAGGTAGAACTGGCAGAGTATTTTTTGCAAATTCCGGTGCTGAAGCTAATGAAGCGGCATTGAAGGCTGTTAAAAAATTGCGGAAGGGTTTGATAGTATCCTTCGAAAAGAATTTTCATGGTAGGACTATTGCCACACTTTCGCTCACAGGATTCGAAAATTTGAGGAAGCCATTTGAACCCCTCGTTCCAGAAGTGATTATTTTACCTTACAACGATGTGAGATCCTTTGAATTTTTCCTTGAAAAGAGAGGAACAGAAATTGCAGCTGTATTTGTTGAGTGTATCCAGGGCAGTGGTGGTTTGAATGTCCTGAGTAAGGATATTGCCAGGCTCATCATGCAGGCGAAAATCGATTTTGGGTATCTGCTGGTCGCAGATGAGGTTCAATCCGGCCTTGGTAGGACGGGCAAATTCTTTGCCTATCAGCATTTTGATTTACAGCCTGATATTGTTACTGTTGCAAAAGCACTGGGAGGAGGTTTACCTCTCAGTGCTGCATTGTTTCTCGATGAAGTGAAAGATGTATTTGGTTATTCAGATCATGGATCCACCTTTGCTCCAAACCCCATTGCACTTGCAGGTGCAAAGGTGGTCTTGTCAAAATTGAGCGATGATTTCATAGAATCAGTTGCGAAAAAAGGTGATTTCCTCAAGAAAGAACTTTTAAAAATGACCCCGAGATTGATTCAAAAGATCAAAGGTCTCGGCCTAATGCTGGGCGTTGAAGTTGGAGTGGATACCAATTTTCTGAGGCAAACTGCCATGAAAAATGGGCTTTTGCTGAATATTGTTTCCAACAACATCGTGAGGCTCCTTCCAGCTCTCAATATCACCTTAGAGGAGATTAAAGAGATGGTAGATCTGCTCGAAAGGAGTTTGGATGAGGTGAACTATGGACGAGATCACGCTGAGAAGGTTGATTCATCAAAATCCTGA